One stretch of Lysobacter sp. KIS68-7 DNA includes these proteins:
- the dapA gene encoding 4-hydroxy-tetrahydrodipicolinate synthase, whose amino-acid sequence MQLSGSITALATPFTADGALDLDAWRRLLDLQLAGGTQAVVVAGSTGEAAALFDVEYDALLRSAVEHIAGRIPVLAGTGQSNTAKTIEQTRRARALGADAALVVTPPYVRPTQAGLLAHYRAVADDGALPVVLYNVPGRTGCDMLPETVAELAGHARIVALKEARSDVERMDALLPLRSDAFTILSGDDPTACRAMLAGADGVISVASNVLPRAFRRLCDLARKGERSVAEGLDTRLRNANDFLGVEPNPIPVKALLAHMGIGHGLRLPLLPLSSTHAVRTASVAADILDLEQSIRDSVAA is encoded by the coding sequence TTGCAACTTTCCGGCAGCATCACAGCGCTGGCCACGCCGTTCACGGCCGATGGCGCGCTCGACCTCGACGCCTGGCGTCGCCTGCTCGACCTCCAGCTCGCCGGCGGTACGCAGGCGGTGGTCGTGGCCGGTTCCACCGGCGAAGCGGCGGCCTTGTTCGACGTCGAATACGACGCGTTGCTGCGCAGCGCCGTCGAACACATCGCCGGCCGCATCCCCGTGCTCGCGGGCACCGGCCAGTCCAACACCGCCAAGACGATCGAACAGACGCGTCGCGCCCGTGCGCTCGGCGCCGATGCCGCGCTCGTCGTCACCCCGCCGTACGTGCGGCCGACGCAGGCGGGCCTGCTTGCGCATTACCGCGCAGTCGCCGACGACGGCGCACTGCCGGTCGTGCTCTACAACGTGCCCGGCCGCACCGGCTGCGACATGCTGCCGGAGACCGTCGCGGAACTCGCCGGCCATGCGCGCATCGTCGCGCTGAAGGAAGCGCGCAGCGACGTCGAACGCATGGACGCGCTGCTGCCGCTGCGCAGCGACGCGTTCACGATCCTCAGCGGCGACGATCCGACCGCATGCCGCGCGATGCTCGCCGGCGCGGACGGCGTCATCTCCGTCGCATCCAACGTGTTGCCGCGCGCGTTCCGTCGCTTGTGCGACCTCGCACGCAAGGGCGAACGCAGCGTGGCCGAGGGCCTCGATACGCGCCTGCGCAACGCCAACGATTTCCTCGGCGTCGAACCCAACCCGATCCCCGTCAAGGCGCTGCTCGCGCACATGGGCATCGGCCACGGCCTGCGCCTTCCGTTGTTGCCGCTCTCGTCGACGCACGCGGTGCGCACGGCGTCGGTGGCGGCCGACATCCTCGATCTCGAACAATCCATCCGCGACTCGGTCGCGGCCTGA
- the panD gene encoding aspartate 1-decarboxylase has protein sequence MQLNLLKAKIHRATVTHAELHYEGSCAIDGRLLDIAGIREYEQVHIYNVNNGARFVTYAIRGEEGSGVISVNGAAAHCASPGDLVIICAYAAMDEAEAAKYKPTLVYVDRENALTHTNHSMPKQAA, from the coding sequence ATGCAGCTCAACCTGCTCAAAGCCAAGATCCACCGCGCCACCGTGACCCATGCCGAGCTGCATTACGAAGGCTCGTGTGCCATCGACGGCCGCCTGCTCGACATCGCTGGCATCCGCGAGTACGAGCAGGTGCACATCTACAACGTCAACAACGGCGCGCGCTTCGTGACTTACGCGATCCGCGGCGAAGAAGGCTCGGGCGTGATTTCGGTGAACGGCGCGGCCGCGCACTGCGCCTCGCCGGGCGACCTGGTGATCATCTGCGCCTACGCGGCGATGGATGAAGCCGAAGCGGCGAAGTACAAGCCGACCCTGGTGTACGTTGACCGCGAGAACGCGCTGACGCACACCAACCACTCGATGCCGAAGCAGGCCGCGTGA
- the panB gene encoding 3-methyl-2-oxobutanoate hydroxymethyltransferase, which yields MYTSTDAKPWTVPMLADAKGEGRKLVMLTAYDAGFARVLEENGTDLVLVGDSLGMVVQGHDSTLPVSVADIAYHVQCVARGLDKALLIADLPFGADATPERAFEASMRFLQAGAAMVKLEGAGHKLEVIRFLVDREIPVCAHLGLTPQSVLRLGGYKVQGREDKAAARLREDARLVAEAGATLLVLECVPSALASAITHASTIPTIGIGAGADCDGQVLVLHDLLGANTGHRRPKFVKDFLAEGGSLAGAVRAYSEAVRSGAFPDAAHAYE from the coding sequence ATGTACACGAGCACCGACGCCAAGCCCTGGACCGTGCCCATGCTGGCCGACGCCAAGGGCGAAGGCCGCAAGCTCGTCATGCTCACCGCCTACGACGCGGGCTTTGCGCGCGTGCTCGAGGAGAACGGCACCGACCTCGTCCTCGTCGGCGACTCGCTCGGCATGGTGGTGCAGGGACATGACAGCACGCTGCCGGTGAGCGTGGCCGACATCGCGTACCACGTGCAGTGCGTGGCGCGTGGTTTGGACAAGGCCCTGTTGATCGCCGACCTGCCGTTCGGCGCGGACGCAACGCCCGAGCGCGCGTTCGAAGCCTCGATGCGTTTCCTGCAGGCGGGCGCGGCGATGGTCAAGCTCGAAGGCGCGGGCCACAAACTCGAAGTGATCCGCTTCCTCGTCGATCGCGAGATTCCCGTGTGCGCGCACCTCGGCCTCACGCCGCAGTCGGTGCTGCGCCTGGGCGGTTACAAGGTGCAGGGCCGCGAGGACAAGGCCGCCGCGCGATTGCGCGAAGACGCGCGCCTGGTCGCCGAAGCCGGCGCCACCTTGCTCGTGCTCGAATGCGTGCCGTCCGCGCTGGCGTCGGCGATCACGCACGCGAGCACGATTCCCACCATCGGCATCGGCGCAGGCGCGGATTGCGACGGCCAGGTGCTGGTGCTGCACGACCTGCTCGGCGCGAACACCGGGCATCGCCGCCCGAAGTTCGTGAAGGATTTCCTCGCCGAGGGCGGCTCGCTCGCCGGCGCGGTGCGCGCCTACAGCGAGGCCGTGCGCAGCGGCGCCTTCCCCGACGCCGCCCACGCCTACGAATAA
- the panC gene encoding pantoate--beta-alanine ligase: MALWISTDLSDLRARIGAWKREGLRVGFVPTMGNLHAGHFSLVKLARKHADKVVASVFVNPTQFGPNEDFARYPRTPEADAAGLADAGCELLWMPSVDAMYPYGSDGAVRMRVPGVTEVLEGAHRPGHFDGVATVVARLFHQVQPDVAAFGRKDYQQLAVIRYMVRDLAFPIELLPGDTLREGDGLAMSSRNQYLSAEERPRAALIHRTLQAMREGIAAGRQRADVEAQAAAALATGGFEVDYAAIRAPDLTEPDDAPGPRVALIAARLGRTRLIDNLEFTA, translated from the coding sequence ATGGCGCTGTGGATTTCCACCGATCTGTCGGACCTGCGCGCGCGCATCGGTGCGTGGAAGCGCGAGGGCCTGCGCGTGGGCTTCGTGCCGACGATGGGCAACCTGCATGCGGGCCACTTCTCGCTGGTGAAGCTCGCGCGCAAGCACGCGGACAAAGTGGTCGCCAGCGTGTTCGTGAACCCGACGCAGTTCGGCCCCAACGAAGATTTCGCGCGTTATCCGCGCACGCCGGAAGCAGACGCCGCAGGCCTCGCCGACGCGGGCTGCGAATTGCTGTGGATGCCGAGCGTGGACGCGATGTACCCCTACGGTTCCGACGGTGCGGTGCGCATGCGCGTGCCTGGCGTGACCGAAGTGCTGGAAGGCGCGCATCGGCCGGGGCATTTCGATGGCGTGGCCACCGTGGTCGCGCGCCTGTTCCACCAGGTGCAGCCCGATGTCGCCGCGTTCGGCCGCAAGGATTACCAGCAGCTCGCGGTGATCCGCTACATGGTCCGCGACCTCGCGTTCCCGATCGAGTTGCTGCCGGGCGACACGTTGCGCGAAGGCGACGGGCTCGCCATGAGCTCGCGCAACCAGTACCTGTCGGCGGAGGAGCGGCCGCGCGCGGCGCTGATCCACCGGACCCTGCAGGCCATGCGCGAGGGGATCGCGGCCGGGCGCCAGCGGGCCGACGTGGAAGCGCAGGCCGCCGCCGCGCTGGCCACCGGGGGCTTCGAAGTCGACTACGCCGCCATCCGCGCCCCCGACCTCACCGAACCCGACGACGCGCCGGGCCCCCGCGTGGCCCTCATCGCCGCCCGCCTGGGCCGCACCCGCCTGATCGACAACCTCGAATTCACGGCCTGA
- a CDS encoding N-acetylmuramoyl-L-alanine amidase: MRIKGAIVQQWMLGAALILALCWNIARASEIKDLALTEGATGTRAELLLDTPGRYTTISLAGPDRLVVDLPASTLDRKFHAPAGAGVVKAVRTGQPTPGTVRIVFDLAQPVVALKPRLETTADGTRLVLEWPGDGKARAATDTPTDPIADIAAQSSVPAKIESTQDVAQKSAEDTAAKSADATSRLVASLPSATTATPSSTTMPTTMPTMHGANPTTLPQQPAPTIANATPPGATKTMQQLMRGGMRPLVIAIDAGHGGQDPGARGANGSREKDLTLAVARELARQVNATPGLKAYLTRDTDVFIPLAQRYQKARAAKADLFVSIHADAFTNPDASGSSVFVLSQRGASSQAARWLANQENAADLVGGVRLQDKDNTLASVLLDLSQTGTMKASEDIAGHVLTGLKKLGKTHKGAVERANFVVLRSPDVPSMLVETAFISNPGEERKLNDPGHRSELARAILDGVNTYFTRQPPPGTLYAARAEAAEMATASTSGGR; this comes from the coding sequence ATGCGGATCAAGGGGGCCATCGTTCAGCAATGGATGCTCGGTGCGGCGCTAATCCTGGCGCTGTGCTGGAACATCGCGCGCGCCAGTGAAATCAAGGACTTGGCGCTGACGGAAGGCGCCACCGGCACCCGCGCCGAATTGCTGCTCGACACGCCCGGCCGCTACACCACTATTTCGCTCGCCGGTCCCGACCGCCTGGTTGTCGACCTGCCGGCCTCGACCCTCGACCGCAAATTCCACGCGCCCGCTGGCGCCGGCGTGGTCAAGGCGGTCCGCACCGGGCAGCCGACCCCGGGCACCGTGCGCATCGTGTTCGACCTCGCCCAGCCCGTCGTGGCGCTCAAGCCGCGGCTGGAAACGACGGCCGACGGCACGCGCCTTGTGCTGGAATGGCCGGGCGACGGCAAGGCTCGCGCTGCAACCGATACACCGACCGATCCGATCGCCGATATCGCGGCGCAATCGAGCGTGCCTGCGAAAATCGAAAGCACGCAGGACGTCGCGCAGAAATCTGCCGAAGACACCGCGGCGAAATCCGCCGATGCGACGTCGCGCCTCGTGGCGTCGCTGCCGTCTGCGACGACTGCAACACCTTCGTCGACCACGATGCCGACGACGATGCCGACGATGCACGGCGCGAACCCCACGACGCTCCCGCAGCAACCCGCCCCGACGATCGCGAACGCCACGCCGCCGGGCGCCACCAAGACGATGCAGCAGCTGATGCGCGGCGGCATGCGTCCCCTCGTCATCGCCATCGATGCCGGCCACGGCGGCCAGGATCCCGGTGCGCGCGGTGCGAACGGCAGTCGCGAAAAAGACCTCACGCTTGCGGTCGCGCGCGAACTTGCGCGCCAGGTCAACGCCACGCCGGGCCTGAAGGCCTACCTCACCCGCGATACCGACGTGTTCATTCCGCTCGCGCAGCGCTACCAGAAGGCGCGCGCGGCGAAGGCCGACCTGTTCGTGTCGATCCACGCCGATGCATTCACCAATCCGGATGCGAGCGGTTCGTCGGTGTTCGTGCTCTCGCAGCGCGGTGCGTCCTCGCAAGCGGCGCGCTGGCTCGCGAACCAGGAAAATGCGGCGGACCTCGTCGGCGGCGTGCGCCTGCAGGACAAGGACAACACGCTCGCCTCGGTGCTGCTCGACCTGTCGCAGACCGGCACGATGAAAGCCTCCGAAGACATCGCCGGCCATGTGCTCACCGGGCTGAAGAAGCTGGGCAAGACGCACAAGGGCGCGGTCGAGCGCGCGAACTTCGTCGTGCTGCGTTCGCCCGACGTGCCCTCGATGCTGGTCGAGACCGCGTTCATCTCGAACCCGGGCGAAGAACGCAAGCTCAACGACCCGGGTCACCGGTCCGAGCTGGCGCGCGCGATCCTCGACGGCGTCAATACCTACTTCACCCGCCAGCCGCCGCCGGGGACGCTGTACGCCGCGCGCGCGGAAGCCGCGGAGATGGCGACCGCGTCCACCTCGGGCGGACGCTAG
- the folK gene encoding 2-amino-4-hydroxy-6-hydroxymethyldihydropteridine diphosphokinase has product MQACIGLGANLGDAVATVQAALQALDALPRTRLVKASRLYRTPAWGKTDQPAFVNAAALLETALDARTLLDAMLGVERDFGRERADVERWSARTLDLDLLLYGDAVIDEPGLHVPHPHLHERAFALVPLVEIAPDLVIPGHGRASDLVAAMVTGDIHAIG; this is encoded by the coding sequence ATGCAGGCCTGCATCGGCCTCGGAGCGAACCTCGGCGACGCCGTCGCGACGGTGCAGGCGGCGCTGCAGGCGCTCGACGCATTGCCGCGCACGCGCCTGGTGAAGGCCTCGCGCCTGTACCGCACGCCCGCTTGGGGCAAGACCGACCAGCCGGCGTTCGTGAATGCCGCCGCGCTGCTGGAGACCGCACTGGACGCCCGCACGCTGCTGGACGCCATGCTGGGCGTGGAGCGCGACTTCGGCCGCGAGCGCGCCGATGTCGAGCGCTGGAGCGCGCGCACGCTCGACCTGGACCTGCTGCTGTACGGCGACGCCGTCATCGACGAGCCCGGCCTGCACGTCCCGCACCCGCATCTCCACGAGCGCGCGTTCGCGCTGGTGCCGCTGGTCGAAATCGCACCCGACCTGGTGATTCCCGGCCACGGCCGTGCTTCGGACCTGGTGGCCGCGATGGTCACCGGCGACATCCACGCGATAGGCTAG
- the queG gene encoding tRNA epoxyqueuosine(34) reductase QueG: MPPLSPTVSRNAPDPVLLAARIREIARAMGFQRVGIAGVELGPDETHLRDWLAQGLYGSMDWMARHGDKRSRPGELVPGTVRVISVGLDYGQDDTAAWDTLADGTRAYVARYALGRDYHKLMRNRLQALADRIAEEIGPFGHRVFVDSAPVLERALARNAGLGWIGKHTCLIDKDAGSWFFLGEVYVDLPLPIDEPASAHCGTCVRCIEICPTRAIVAPHRLDARRCISYLTIEHEGSIDPELRPLMGNRIFGCDDCQLICPWNKFAKRTDEPDFRARNRLDEGTLPELFAWSEDEFLKRTEGSAIRRSGHARWLRNIAIALGNAPTTPEVLAALHAREGIEDEVVREHIAWALAQHAARAREIDAQLMS; encoded by the coding sequence GTGCCTCCACTTTCGCCCACGGTGTCCCGAAACGCGCCGGATCCGGTCCTGCTTGCGGCCCGGATCCGCGAGATCGCGCGCGCGATGGGCTTCCAGCGCGTGGGCATCGCGGGTGTCGAACTCGGGCCCGACGAAACGCACCTGCGCGATTGGCTCGCGCAAGGCCTGTACGGTTCGATGGACTGGATGGCGCGACACGGCGACAAGCGCTCGCGCCCCGGCGAACTCGTGCCCGGCACGGTGCGCGTGATTTCCGTGGGCCTGGATTACGGGCAGGACGACACGGCGGCCTGGGACACGCTCGCCGATGGCACGCGGGCCTACGTGGCGCGCTATGCGCTCGGCCGCGATTACCACAAGCTGATGCGCAACCGCCTGCAGGCGCTCGCCGACCGCATTGCCGAAGAGATCGGACCGTTCGGGCATCGCGTGTTCGTCGACTCCGCGCCCGTGCTCGAACGCGCCCTCGCGCGCAACGCGGGCCTGGGCTGGATCGGCAAGCACACCTGCCTGATCGACAAGGACGCCGGCTCCTGGTTCTTCCTCGGCGAGGTCTACGTCGACCTCCCGCTGCCGATCGACGAGCCCGCGAGCGCGCATTGCGGCACCTGCGTGCGCTGCATCGAGATCTGCCCGACGCGCGCGATCGTCGCGCCGCATCGCCTCGACGCGCGCCGCTGCATTTCCTATCTCACCATCGAACACGAAGGGTCGATCGATCCGGAGCTGCGTCCCTTGATGGGCAACCGCATCTTCGGCTGCGACGACTGCCAGCTGATCTGCCCCTGGAACAAGTTCGCCAAGCGCACGGACGAACCGGATTTCCGCGCACGCAACCGCCTCGACGAAGGGACGCTGCCGGAACTGTTCGCGTGGTCCGAAGACGAATTCCTCAAGCGCACCGAAGGCTCGGCGATCCGCCGCAGCGGGCATGCGCGCTGGTTGCGCAACATCGCCATCGCGCTGGGCAATGCGCCGACGACGCCGGAGGTGCTGGCGGCGCTGCATGCGCGCGAAGGCATCGAAGACGAGGTCGTGCGCGAACACATCGCATGGGCCCTCGCGCAGCACGCCGCGCGCGCACGCGAGATCGACGCGCAGCTGATGTCCTAG
- a CDS encoding NAD(P)H-hydrate dehydratase, translated as MPPTLALYDANAARTLDTRATDALGGDAFELMRRAGRAAWHCALRHWPQAQRIVVVCGPGNNGGDGYVLARLALEAGRNVRVVRLAEHSPRTASATRARDEFRERNGRTETFVDALPPADLIVDALFGLGLTRAPEGAAKGLIEAINAHPAACLSLDAPSGVDADRGAVPGVAVAATRTLEFIVPKPGLRTGAAIDLAGRLELAELQVPPNAFDGIAPHSALVLPDALRNVLRPRPRNAHKGLSGRVLCLGGDHGSGGAILLCADAALRSGVGLVDVATREEHIAAMLARRPEAMGRAVERSEDLAVQLQHADVVAVGPGLGQGVWGRVLFGAALSAGKPLVLDADALNLLAARNQTLPSDCILTPHPGEAARLLGSTTAEVQDDRFGAAHALVEKFGAVVVLKGAGTIVAAPDHRPAVIGAGNPGMAVGGMGDLLTGVIASLRAQGQPAFDAACVGALLHAAAGDEAARDGGERGLLPSDLLPRLRRLSNPDNVR; from the coding sequence ATGCCACCGACCTTAGCGCTCTACGACGCGAACGCCGCGCGCACGCTCGACACCCGCGCCACCGACGCCCTGGGCGGCGATGCCTTCGAACTGATGCGCCGTGCCGGCCGCGCGGCCTGGCACTGTGCCCTGCGCCACTGGCCGCAGGCCCAGCGCATCGTGGTGGTGTGCGGCCCGGGCAACAACGGCGGCGACGGCTACGTGCTCGCGCGCCTGGCGCTGGAGGCCGGCCGCAACGTGCGGGTGGTGCGCCTGGCCGAGCATTCGCCGCGCACCGCGTCCGCGACGCGGGCGCGCGATGAATTCCGCGAACGCAACGGGCGGACGGAAACCTTCGTCGACGCGCTGCCTCCCGCCGATCTCATCGTCGATGCACTGTTCGGCCTCGGGTTGACGCGCGCGCCGGAAGGCGCGGCGAAAGGCTTGATCGAAGCGATCAATGCGCATCCGGCGGCATGCCTCTCCCTGGATGCGCCGAGCGGCGTGGACGCCGATCGCGGTGCCGTGCCCGGCGTGGCGGTCGCGGCCACGCGCACCCTCGAGTTCATCGTGCCCAAGCCTGGCCTGCGCACCGGTGCGGCGATCGATCTGGCCGGTCGCCTGGAACTCGCGGAATTGCAGGTGCCACCGAATGCGTTCGACGGCATCGCCCCGCATTCGGCGCTCGTGTTGCCGGATGCCTTGCGCAACGTGTTGCGCCCGCGGCCGCGCAATGCACACAAAGGACTGTCGGGACGCGTGCTGTGCCTCGGCGGCGACCACGGCAGCGGCGGTGCGATCCTGCTGTGCGCGGATGCAGCGTTGCGCAGTGGCGTGGGCTTGGTGGACGTCGCCACGCGCGAGGAACACATCGCGGCGATGCTTGCACGGCGTCCGGAAGCGATGGGCCGCGCGGTGGAGCGCAGCGAAGATCTTGCGGTGCAGTTGCAGCACGCGGACGTTGTCGCGGTCGGTCCCGGGTTGGGGCAGGGCGTGTGGGGGCGCGTGCTGTTCGGCGCTGCGCTTTCCGCAGGAAAACCGCTCGTGCTCGATGCCGATGCACTGAATCTGCTCGCCGCACGCAACCAAACGTTGCCGTCCGATTGCATCCTCACGCCGCATCCCGGTGAAGCCGCGCGCCTGCTCGGTTCGACCACCGCAGAGGTCCAGGACGATCGCTTCGGCGCGGCGCATGCGCTCGTGGAGAAGTTCGGTGCGGTCGTCGTGCTCAAGGGCGCAGGCACGATCGTGGCTGCGCCGGATCATCGACCCGCGGTGATCGGTGCGGGCAATCCGGGTATGGCCGTCGGTGGCATGGGCGATCTGCTGACGGGTGTCATCGCCTCGCTGCGCGCGCAGGGCCAACCGGCCTTCGATGCCGCGTGCGTCGGTGCGCTGCTGCACGCCGCGGCGGGCGACGAAGCCGCGCGCGACGGTGGCGAGCGCGGTCTATTGCCCTCCGACTTATTGCCGCGGTTGCGTCGCCTGTCCAATCCGGACAACGTGCGCTGA
- the tsaE gene encoding tRNA (adenosine(37)-N6)-threonylcarbamoyltransferase complex ATPase subunit type 1 TsaE, translating to MRLHLPDPDATDRFGALLARTRPPRAVVHLRGDLGAGKSTLARALLRALGVTGAIRSPTYTLVERYPLADGGDALHLDLYRIGNPGELEFLGIDAADGALWLVEWPERGGDALPPADLDLALAIDGGGRSIDLVPGTPNGEDWRARIVEHPDLRVFVVPP from the coding sequence ATGCGACTGCACCTGCCCGATCCGGACGCCACCGATCGCTTCGGCGCGCTGCTCGCGCGCACGCGGCCGCCGCGCGCGGTGGTGCACCTGCGCGGCGACCTTGGCGCAGGCAAGTCGACGCTGGCGCGTGCATTGCTGCGCGCACTCGGCGTGACCGGCGCGATCCGCAGTCCGACCTACACCCTGGTCGAGCGCTATCCGCTGGCCGATGGGGGCGATGCGCTGCACCTGGACCTCTACCGCATCGGCAATCCCGGCGAGTTGGAATTCCTCGGCATCGACGCCGCGGACGGCGCCCTGTGGCTGGTCGAATGGCCGGAGCGGGGCGGGGATGCGCTGCCCCCGGCCGACCTCGACCTGGCCCTGGCCATCGATGGCGGCGGCCGGTCGATCGACCTGGTCCCAGGTACCCCGAACGGCGAGGACTGGCGGGCCCGGATCGTGGAACATCCCGACTTGCGCGTGTTTGTTGTTCCACCCTGA
- the fdxA gene encoding ferredoxin FdxA produces the protein MPFVVTENCIKCKYTDCVEVCPVDCFHEGPNFLVIDPDECIDCTLCEPECPVNAIYPEDDVPAGQEAFVALNAELSKSWPVITVRKDPPEDAKDWEGKTDKLPLLER, from the coding sequence ATGCCTTTCGTCGTCACCGAAAACTGCATCAAGTGCAAGTACACCGACTGCGTCGAGGTGTGCCCGGTCGATTGCTTCCACGAAGGCCCGAATTTCCTCGTCATCGATCCGGACGAGTGCATCGACTGCACGTTGTGCGAGCCCGAGTGCCCGGTCAACGCGATCTACCCGGAAGACGACGTGCCTGCGGGCCAGGAAGCGTTCGTCGCGCTCAACGCGGAGTTGTCGAAGTCCTGGCCGGTGATCACCGTGCGCAAGGATCCGCCCGAGGATGCGAAGGATTGGGAAGGCAAGACGGACAAGTTGCCGCTGCTCGAACGCTGA
- the pgi gene encoding glucose-6-phosphate isomerase: MDRTPALDAHFETLRAHAARLRDTPIKRLVADDASRANDFVLRVGPLYAHFARQRYDRAALDALFALGEAADFAGAMRALVDGEHVNPTEGRAALHTALRSHLSQAPAAVAAHDEATAALARMRHLIESLQDTPVTDVVSIGIGGSDLGPRLVVDALKPPSPGRFRVHFLSNVDGAAAQRVLAGLDPKRTAAILVSKTFGTQETLLNGEIVREWLGHDTHLLAVTSNLARAAAWGIPEERTLPMWDWVGGRYSLWSAVGLPIALALGMPAFEQLLAGAAEMDAHVLQAPLRENLGAWHALTALWNRNALGFASQGVFTYDERLKLLPAHLQQLVMESLGKSVHLDGTPVTESTVPVWWGGAGTDVQHSFFQALHQGTDIVPGDFVGVVLPDHPHRESHRALFANLLAQTEAFANGQGSDDPHRSYAGNRPSTLFLVDSLTPRAMGALVALYEHSVYLQSRAWGINAFDQFGVELGKQLASGLLPALRGQAADIADPVTRALLDEILRDDR; this comes from the coding sequence ATGGATCGCACGCCCGCCCTCGACGCCCATTTCGAAACACTGCGCGCCCATGCGGCGCGCCTGCGCGACACGCCGATCAAACGGCTGGTCGCGGACGATGCATCGCGCGCGAACGACTTCGTGCTGCGCGTCGGCCCCCTCTACGCCCACTTCGCGCGCCAGCGCTACGACCGCGCGGCGCTCGATGCGTTGTTCGCCCTCGGCGAAGCCGCGGATTTCGCCGGCGCGATGCGCGCGCTGGTGGACGGCGAACACGTCAATCCGACCGAAGGACGCGCCGCGCTGCACACCGCCTTGCGCAGCCACCTGTCGCAGGCGCCCGCCGCCGTCGCCGCGCACGACGAGGCGACCGCCGCGCTCGCGCGCATGCGCCACCTCATCGAATCGCTGCAGGACACGCCGGTCACCGACGTCGTCAGCATCGGCATCGGCGGTTCCGACCTCGGTCCGCGACTGGTGGTCGATGCGCTGAAGCCGCCAAGCCCCGGCCGCTTCCGCGTGCACTTCCTGTCCAACGTCGACGGCGCCGCGGCGCAGCGCGTGCTGGCCGGGCTGGATCCGAAGCGCACCGCTGCGATCCTGGTGTCCAAGACCTTCGGCACGCAGGAAACGCTGCTTAACGGCGAAATCGTGCGCGAATGGCTCGGCCACGACACGCACCTGCTCGCCGTCACTTCCAACCTCGCGCGCGCCGCCGCGTGGGGCATTCCCGAAGAACGCACGCTGCCGATGTGGGACTGGGTGGGCGGGCGCTATTCGCTGTGGTCTGCCGTGGGCCTGCCGATCGCGCTCGCCTTGGGCATGCCGGCCTTCGAACAATTGCTTGCAGGCGCGGCCGAGATGGACGCGCACGTGCTGCAGGCGCCGCTGCGCGAGAACCTCGGCGCGTGGCATGCGTTGACCGCGCTGTGGAATCGCAACGCGCTCGGCTTCGCCTCGCAGGGCGTGTTCACCTACGACGAACGGCTGAAGCTGCTGCCGGCGCACCTGCAACAGTTGGTGATGGAGAGCCTCGGCAAGTCCGTGCATCTCGACGGGACGCCGGTGACCGAATCGACCGTCCCCGTGTGGTGGGGTGGTGCCGGCACCGACGTGCAGCACAGCTTCTTCCAGGCGCTGCACCAGGGCACCGACATCGTGCCCGGCGATTTCGTGGGCGTCGTGCTGCCCGACCATCCGCATCGCGAAAGCCATCGCGCGCTGTTCGCCAACCTGCTCGCGCAGACCGAAGCGTTCGCGAACGGGCAGGGCAGCGACGACCCGCATCGCAGCTACGCCGGCAATCGCCCGAGCACGCTATTCCTGGTCGATTCGCTCACGCCGCGTGCGATGGGCGCGCTGGTCGCGCTGTACGAACACAGTGTGTACCTGCAATCGCGCGCGTGGGGCATCAATGCGTTCGACCAGTTCGGCGTGGAGCTCGGCAAGCAGCTTGCGAGTGGCTTGCTGCCGGCGCTGCGCGGACAGGCCGCGGACATCGCCGATCCGGTGACGCGCGCGCTGCTCGACGAAATCCTGCGCGACGACCGCTAG